A stretch of the Aegilops tauschii subsp. strangulata cultivar AL8/78 chromosome 4, Aet v6.0, whole genome shotgun sequence genome encodes the following:
- the LOC109778472 gene encoding uncharacterized protein: MVRHVFNRIREGVVAHDPYFECKTDALGKVGFSSYQKCTAAIRMLAYGIPGDLVDEYVRMSETTCLMSMYKFCQAVIEVFGPEYLRQPTAADTERLLATNAARGFPGMLGSIDCSHNDINVLQRSPVFARLAEGHSPPVNFEINGYQYNKGYYLADSIYPQWSIFVKTISKPQGEKRKRFAQMQESIRKDVERAFGVLQSRWGIVRNPALSWDERKLWEVMTTCVIMHNMIIEDERDESIFDQGFDYQGENIEPLHQDPAIFEQFVQFHREMRDWHTHLNLQNDLVEHAWDHIGNQ, translated from the exons ATGGTAAGGCATGTGTTCAATCGTATCCGAGAGGGAGTGGTTGCTCATGACCCATACTTTGAGTGCAAGACGGATGCCCTTGGCAAGGTTGGATTCTCCTCTTACCAGAAATGCACCGCGGCCATCCGCATGCTTGCATATGGTATTCCAGGCGATCTGGTGGATGAGTATGTGCGTATGAGTGAGACAACATGTCTAATGTCAATGTACAAGTTTTGCCAGGCTGTGATCGAGGTGTTTGGCCCAGAGTACTTGAGGCAGCCAACTGCCGCTGATACAGAGAGATTGTTGGCGACCAACGCAGCTAGAGGCTTTCCAGgcatgcttggcagcatagatt GttctcacaatgatatcaacgtgctgcaGCGTTCTCCAGTTTTCGCGAGGCTTGCAGAAGGCCACTCCCCACCTGTCAACTTTGAGATCAACGGCTACCAGTACAACAAGGGATACTATCTAGCTGATAGTATATATCCTCAGTGGTCAATTTTTGTGAAGACAATCTCGAAACCCCAAGGTGAGAAGAGAAAGAGATTTgcccaaatgcaagagagtattAGAAAGGATGTGGAACGTGCTTTTGGTGTGCTTCAATCCCGGTGGGGTATCGTTCGAAACCCTGCACTGTCATGGGATGAAAGGAAGCTTTGGGAGGTGATGACtacttgtgtgatcatgcacaacatgatcatcgaggaCGAGCGTGATGAAAGTATCTTCGACCAAGGATTTGATTATCAAGGTGAAAATATTGAGCCCCTGCACCAAGACCCGGCCATATTTGAACAGTTTGTCCAATTCCACCGTGAGATGCGTGATTGGCACACTCATTTGAATCTTCAAAATGACTTGGTTGAGCACGCGTGGGATCacattggcaaccaatag